Part of the Primulina huaijiensis isolate GDHJ02 chromosome 15, ASM1229523v2, whole genome shotgun sequence genome is shown below.
TTTAGTTTCTGACGAAGACTTATATAAAGAAACTGTGTAGTTTTGTGGTCATTGTAGCGCTTATTACCAAATTAAGTAATGTCTTTTAGCTAAGGAGAATCTCAGATTCCCCTTGAGTAATGGGCTTCTTAGCGAGCACAACATAATGCATGAACCAACCAGTGGTGGATACTGTGGCTTCTAGGAAGTAACTAAATTGTATTTCTGGCAATGGAGATACTGTAATTGCAATGTGTTTGTCTTTACGAGGACATGATATATGGATCTGGATTTACCCCCCATTTTTAATGCTTCATTTTACTTGAAGGATCAGCATTACTTTTGTCTTTAAAGTTTGCCTTTCCCATAAATCCATAAGGAAAAAACGATGAGCAAATTAAGGGAGTAGCATTGGCCTTTTGAGACATTTAGGATGTTGGCTATTTCTGTAGAAAGTGAAGGATATCAAAACTGATATGTAATAttcattattaaattattgttaCTCGAGAATGTGTGTGTCATTCAATTTATATCCAGATAGATATATaacttaaaagaaaatgaaaaaataagcaATTGAAGTGGAAATTGTGGATTGTTGTTTCAATGGCCAAAATGATTTGTAAAGTTTTTAGTGCTCATAACGGCTTTCCCACTCAAAACTATGAAACCAAACAAGAAAGGCTTATTTAGGCAAACCAATGGCCGTGGCTGTGACTATCTTTCCTCCCAAAAAACGGATGTCAGGGGCCATTGTTGTACATATAATCAATGAAATAATACACATTTTTTGTGTATCTCTAGGTTTTGTTTAGTAAGAAACTGACAAACTTTGGCTGTTagttattcaatttatttattctttttttttttttgaaaggaaGTTAACTAGTTATTGAATTTGtcttattttcttgaaaaaacgTTCAATTAAGTAAAGTTGAACCGAAGTTTGCAATATTCGATTGCTGTTATAAAATATTCACATGAAAAAGAAAAGTTAAAACTGAGGCTGTTAGTTTCAGCTCAATGAGCAATAATCAAATACGCACATACAGATTGAATGCTCTGGTTTGAAATTATCACTTATTTTTTACTTACATTTGGTATTATCACTTACCATTTTAATATACTTGAAATCTTTTACCCATTTTTCttggctaaaaaaaaaaaaaaacatatacaaTACAAGATTGCAAAAGGGAAGGGTAAAAGAGGCGAACAAATAACGAATGAATATTAAGGAGTCGTCCTAATGATAGTTGACTCTGACGACCCAAGCTGCACAGCACTTCCTGTCTTAGGTCTATGGCAGCCTTTGACCGAATCTTTGCCGGCCATCATTTTCCCCACctcaactttaattaattaaaataacatttttttatccCTATGGatatttcctttttcttttatttctcccTTTAATCCATGATTAACCCATGTTTTTTATATGTTTGTCAATGTGTGCTTTAAAACGTGTCTTAACAAAAGATTTAAccttaattatttcatttaaaagtgaTTTATACTCTATTCAAATGCCCATTCAAATTATTTGCATTGGGGTTCGctccaaaatttttattttttatgtattatatcAATCATTTTCATATTACAACTTAAATTGTATATtctcattaaacttttagattTATTCAACATTTACCTGAGAAAAGTATAATTAGAAAGACATCGCATAAAGTTTAAAATCCCGATAAGAATAGTTAAGGCATATCTCTTTAAGGACACCTACCATACTGTTAAATGGGTGTTATAATACCCATTTAACACCCCTCTCCATTGTGAGTGGGCGTGGTATGGGCCGTTCAAGtgtcagtttattttttttaaaaaattgaaccaCCTTTTTAGAAATCGTCGCTGATTTGCTGACATACGGGTCCCAtgtgttttgaattattttaattatattttatgaacgCCCCTCTGTccgggtttttttttaataaaattggacatttagcgacggtttttaaacgtTGTTTCCTTATTTAATGTTATTTGATATATTGGTTTAAAGTAGTTGTTGGAATCACCAACTTCGTGCCGACTTAGTTGAACATATTTGATCACAATACAACAACAATCCTTGAATTAGTATTTTGCATCTTCTCttaagtttaatttattttttttatttttatgcaagtgttattaattattatatgttgtaccgttttattttaggtttataataaatttttaattttgaataagtgatattcataaaattaaattattttacgtactaaatatataaaaacatattattattaatataaaataataataatttaaatttcttaaaaaatttgaaattgaatttatttaatttaaagtaagAATAAGATGAATGAGTGGACAGCGGGATTTACAAATAATGagtgtgaatgttaaaatgaatgtgaGAGAATAGATGTGTTAATGTAATGTGTATGTGGCACGTGGATCCTACGATTTTTGATGAGGTTGTTGGTGTTataatgcataaaatataatataaacgaTTGATTGATAAGAACCTCTGGCTACCAAAGTCAATACCCCTTGTTCCCCGAacaatttcatataaaaaatttcacaaatacaaACGAACAAGGTCAAATTTGGCTTTTCACATATAAATCAATTAATGGGTGCCCATAAACCATCACATAAAAATTCGGTACGTCTCTATTTTATTCATCGTCTTTTAGTACAATTTACAATTCATTCCGGAAAAGCACCACAAAGAAAGAAACATGCATGCAACACACAAAAACACAGACTTCCTTCTCTTTTGTACTTCTTTGATTTCCCATTCCCTGTCTCCATCATCCGCTTATATTGGATCTTCCTATATCTCCATTATCTTCATCATCGATTCACAAAACCAGAAATCACAGAAAAAATTTGAAGGAATACGAAAAAGAGAAGGTAAAAAACTTGTTTCTATGTGTTGTTTCCAGGGTACGAATGATGAGATTGTTGATTGGTCTCACGGTAAGCGACTGTGGAAACTTTCCAGGGATAAATACGATCCAAGGCAGCGGGCACTGTAATCTTGAAACATTTCCAGAGTACATTAAACACCTGCGCAGATTCATGAACGCGATGGAAAAGCATTCTTTCTCAAAACGCCCCGAGTGTAACGGAATCCGAACATAATAGACGCTTGAGATTCGGCAAAAAATAAGTGCTCAGTTCTTTTTATCTCGCTTAGTAACTACCGCAGATCTTACTTGGTGTGATTTTATCGAAGATTGGACACGCATTATGCGAGTTAGGAACGAGTTTAGTGGATCCATCAAAGTCGATATGCTTGGCAAAGAACATGTAGTTGAAAGTAGGACTGTGGTTCTTGAAGCTTTATCTCATCTGATGTTGGTGCTTAAGACATTGTTGATACCTTTGAAAACATCCTATGCCAAAAATCTGTGTCATCTCTTTTGTAACTACTGTTCTATTCTTTTCTGCTTTTCTTTNttatatttatttcattaaaagcatAAAGAGATATTTAAATCAccagttaattttttttattattaaaatgttagAAAATGAATGGATTATTTAAAGATGTGCcttgtaataatttaaaaacaatgTGTATTATACTCAATAATTAAAACTACATATTCATAAGTAATggatttaatgtaaaataacataaaattatgaataagtaaaattagaaaatcaacaacagttacaggagtaagtgtagcgcccttacccaagccactactaaacagactaataagcatgcaacattaaatcttagtaacaacaattaaacagcggaaaccaaataacttaatcatcttacaacccaaatgaaaacagaacaaacaacagcagtcttaaacattaatacaatcatatcgaaaacataattctgaacgagaaaacgataaaccacacataaaacctccactggatcaccaccgaaaacccaactgctctagccactgccctggtcgtccgcaccgtccaacctaagacctgccccgaGGAATgaggtgcccaagatgaaaacaaggacgtgagcgacaatcgcccaatacgagaatgtacgcccactacgagaatgtacgagtatacaaactgatatgatgcatgcgaaatgcaatatgctcggatatcaaggatcaagtcaagaatctcatgctcagtctagaggcgcctgagtgtgtagtctctgatctgccctaggcatgttttggctcccccactcatcatcaagacgtgcacctacaatgtccaggtcatcagagcccgcgggtcccgtcggacactgtagctctcgatgcctcATCGTCTAcgatacagaatagggctgagcggccccaacaaacgaggtatatctcaaaagatatcaggctcaacatgatatgtcatgcataatatgcaaaagcagtaaaacatgtataatgcaacacataaatatgcagcatataagtgtgtatactacgcttggatatctcagtcagtacatcacgtacctcactaaaacaatctgacagaaagctcttaacctaaacaataccaacaatatgaaatcactatcaaaccagattctgaattaccaaacatgctataaagttcttcctaaaggctttaggattatacctgcgtccgtcgtcagcccgctgatgatgtctcgatctcagctCACTGACCCCccttcgagtcgacactagctccgaaacttcccgacaccaaagtgccctagaaactggctagaaaacctaaggtaaaagactataactctctctctgaaggatgcggtgtaggaaacaaaagaattcggcttccatttatagaNTTGAATAtctgagtaaagagttatgctcattctaccaaaatgtgtcggCCGTGCaggaacgacgatacacacgacacatttcggggcgcttttggcttgtcttccacaatgatttgaacataactcaaaacataaaagttgtagctctactTCTTGGCTTTCTAATGAACTTGGCTTCCTATCTATGTGATTCATAGTCAGATAATTATGCAAAAAATTGTAAGAACTGCCATATTTTTCATCACATTTCCTACATTTCTATACCAACTTCCATTACAATATtttacctacacatcttactatcactatttagacacatattcattttcactacaccatgaacaatatagaAACCATAATCAATCTCAATAATCAATATCTCAATCGATGTCAATAGGTTCATACGCATAATATAAGGAGCACTAGCTGCATCATTCATGTAAATCATAATGAATCAGATAAGCGCATAACAAATGACATAAACAtattaatcatttgtacgagtaaccagGCATTACATTATGAATGATAATAAAgatcaaagaaaatattttagtaattttaaaattttttaaaaagtgaaCATGATAATGATAAGACAAtacataaatttactaaaataaatttttataatattttttcattgacataaattttagttattttatgCAATTCAAACTTAATAACATAATAGAGATACaaacaattttgatataaaatataaaatatagaattatgaaaaaagaaaatgcaaGTACTGCTGTACTGATTAAACCAAGTGTTGGAGCAACCACTTAATTCCTTTGGATGAAAAATGTTATCGATCGGAAGGATTTCACTCACAAAATTTGAGTTCAAATCGGACACACATGGTTTGTATCTGAGTCCTTTCCAATGTTTTTACATGATTTGAGTCAATTTTACAAATTCACATGTTTAAAAGTACCCAACATGTTGTAATTACTATTTTGAAAACAATTTGTTTTACAACGAATCCggttgatataatataatattattttttgtcttgtatatttttctatttgcgttttggtttatatatatatatcgttaAATTATAGTATTAATCTATTATattcattgttttttttataattttaatcatttttttggcATAACATTGATGAGACACTAACTAGCACAATGTCACAATAAGTATTATATTTccgatgaaaaatgattaaacactatcaaaatcaaaagatataaGACTATGACTTAAATTTGACTACACAGAATAGCAAAACATAAGCATATAGCCGGCTAGTTTACTACATTATCGTTTACACACcccaaatttgaaaattaaaaaaaaaaatacacacaaTAACACCAAAACTAATCAAACACACTCAGTATAACATAAATTCAATGTATGTTACACGTAATAAATTTGCCATTGGTACATTTGCTCACAGCATCATCCTTTGCCCTGGCGGAGGTGTCATTCCGAACTGCTGGTTCTGATGTTGCCTCATCTTCGCCTGATTCCCCTGCCAACCTATCCAAAagacacacaaaaaaaaaaatttggtaaaattgTTTTTTCCGCCATCATGAGTATGTGCGATTTTAGTATGTTATATTGTCAAAATTAAGTTTTCGTAGAtctttgtttttgtattttagtCATTTATTTCTAGAGAAGTTCTTGTGTGGCACTGAATACATTAGCTTCATGTTAGTATCACGTCAATGACATGTGGAAAAGgactaaaattgtcaaaacaacaaaaattaggagactaaaactgaaattcgaCAACATATCGAATTTGAtttttgaagagtttcatttgaCTAAAATCCAAGACTTGGCCGATTATGATTTAGTAATTAAGGATTTGAGGCATTTACTTACCAATAGTAGGGTCATATCCCATATGCTGAAGCTCTCTATACTCTTGACACAGAGCACACCATTCACAAAAACAGTGAACCAACCAGTCCTGTGCTGGTGACTCCATCAGCCCGAATCTAGCCCTCAACTTGGTTCTATACGTGCATGACATTATACACGGTATCGCGATACAAAACGCAATGCAACCATACAACATCCCACTCGTTGCGCATGCTATATAACACAGACATTAAATCGAACCATATAAACAAAGcgtataaattaataaatatctaAACAGTGTGTATGTATGTTGAATTGATCACTCACTGGTGTTGCCAGAATCCAATATCTCCGCAATCTGCCCAAACGTTACGCAGGGAAAGCACGCCGTGATGAGAGCTGCATAAATGTTTTACTCGTATAGTTAATCGTTTAGGTTGCTTTTACTCGGAAGTCAGCATGATTAGAATTGGATTTGATTAATAATTACCCATCTTTACCTATCATTAAGTTATTCCATGTCAAgtcttatttaaaattaatctattaatatcaattatttgctaaataatttatataaaaaaacatatttataatttacatatattttaaaccaaattaaaataagtaaatttatattattgaagtgtcaaaaaaattatttataagactttgatttaaaaaaacttaaataaatataataataaataaaattaaatgtaaCATTTCTAGATAATTATTACTGACTGATATAATGCAACATTATTAAAGATTATATTATTAAACATATTAAGAAACTtagaaaaatgttaaatatatatttattttgaattaaaattattattttttagaaaaattaaggaagatcataaaatattttaataataaattagttaaaacaaagataattaaatatataatataaaaatgtgaaaataatattttctaccGCAGTTATAATTTAACTTTATTTATACAAAGTGTAGTGATCAAAGGTTgggatttaaaatttaatcataatatcaattctaatcaaaatcaatcaaactaaacaaattattatttacGTATAATTCTATAAAATCACTATATAATTTATCTATGCAATTCAATCATTTAAAGTAAAGGCaaccttaattaattgataTGATCATTCTTAAATTTTGTGGCATGCATTTTTTAAAGAAACTAAAGTTTTTAATCATACGAAAAATTTACTgtggaaaaaatataatattgggaCTGGTTAAAGGGAACTGATTACTTTAGATTTCGAAATCTAAAATATGTATCATAATGCAAATTTGAAGGGAATAAGTGAGTACCATTTTGAGGATCATTCATGCAATCAAAGAGATTACTGTTCCAAGCCTTATCTTGTTGAGGTGCGACGAAATTGAATGGCGGAACCGGCGAAGCCATCACCGGATGGCCCATCTGCGGctgcggcggcggcggcggcggcacCTGATGAGCAAAATGCATGTTTGCTGGAGGGGGAACATGCTGATTAGGAAGCTCATGATATTCACTATTCTGTGGAGGATATTGTGCAGGTATTTGATGATCTTGATGATGATCTTGAGAAGAAACATAGTACAAGTCGtcgtcttcttcttctcctGTGTGCGGGCGGTTCTTTTGGGGTTTATTGTTACTTGGCGCTTGGGATCTCGTCTTAGTCACTGGCCGCTCGCTTTCAGGGAATGAATCGTCGATCGTTTCTTGAACTTGCGGTTCGTTGTTTCCGACGCGGCCCATGGCGGATTGTTTTCCTACACTACTCTTGGTTTATTGCTTCTTGTGGCCTGGTATGTGCATGTATGTATGTGTCTAGGTCAAGGTTATAATGTGATCTTTTAATGAGAAGAAATGGGAAATTATTATAGGCTAGTTGTCAATAGTGTATGGCACTTTGCAGTTTTAGGAGACTTTGGGCTGGCAAACATCACTTGGGATTTGaacattttgtttaaataattgGATTCATTTGGAAATTAATGGAAATGATCACTACTAGTAGTTAATATATATAGATTAATGTTTAAAGGTACCACCAATATATTGTTACAACGATATTTATAACtattatatcgcgagattttactgttatatcgccagattttgtattcaatatatatNtgtcagaatctcattcgtctagttggatttctcgagataacgtaatcggaagtagatcgggttatccatttaaaattcgatggatccaacagattaatcccaaattatcaattcgttaataatacttaattaacaactctttaattatctcttaattaatacttcattcaaaataagaattcggaTCATTACAATaagtaaatataaatatttataaaatacattTATAACATAATTGTTTATCGATTATATTCatgtaaaaaaatgtttaatagCAAAAGTGAATGAAATagaaacatatacatatatcatTTTTACTATGACCATTTTTCTTAAACTTGCTATATGTAATGTAATATCGTCatgtataataaataaaagatatgcttttacatatttaattaatatttaaaaaatataaatctaGGTTTTTTGTGTNCACACACACGGGGTAAAGAAGTTTTTTTGGTTGTATTTCGTTTGGAGACTTGGacaactcttttttttaaaaaaaaaaattggaacatTGACTTTATATTTCGTCCTAATTCGAAAGTCGCCGGCCCCATGGAGAAATTATAATGtctcacacacatatataagttttgttatgattttcattgTGTCAACTTCAATTACAACAATGACGTATTACTCACATATTTgatatacaattttgatatgtttcatcACATCTAACAGATAAGTGTCGCTATATTGATGAGTACAAAGATGGGCACATCTATTGGACATAGTAAGAAATCTGTATATATCCTAATAATAAAACAAGAGATCCAAATAATAACTACCTTTTGGTAAAAACTTTTTCCTGATTCCAAAATTGTTCtttacattttaattttaattcatgcaattttgttcttaaatttaaccatttccaaaaaatataatattatttttcttggatattatcatatttaaatttttatattttatttattgaattattattgatatgcgtttaatttatttagaataataaGAAAGCGTCGGATCAACCACTTCCTTTAATTTGAATACAAAATctaacataatttaattatatttttatataaacgTAATCCACaaagaaattttatatgtaaactTGTTAGAATATTCACAAGGTTAGTTCAACCTTACTCTTTGGGTATTACTGGTCTGTAAAGATTGATCCAATGACTATGACAGAGTCACATAAACTTTTCATGTAATACATAACTCGTGTAAAAAAAGATATGTGACCCATTTTTAACCCCAAGATCTAACTTGGGGTACTCTAAGAGTAAGATCGAGTAAATATTCAAGAATTCAATGTCATGAACCAAAATCATCGTCATTTTATCTCCGAAAATTTGTACTCTAAATTAACCTAGAGGGTCCGAAACTACTTTATTTTGAGCTCGAcggataaagataaaaaaaaaaaaaaattactcgaATTCGAGTTATTTATATTGAAACATAGTGGTGGAAAAAAATAAGAACAGATAGTTGACTTGGGAAAGCATGACAGATGATGGATATGGTTGGACTTTTGGCAATAGTTGACTCCGCGTTTAAGCCATGTGCTGCTGCGCTTCACGTTCTTGCACTACACATTATACTCCCATTTCACACTTAGTTTCAATTTGTTTCAACAATTGGGAGGATTATATTAAaacttacatatatatatattgttattatagtatatgaatttaatcaaaaatattattgatcaCGTTTGATtacaagaagaaaaaaaaagttggaAGTTTGAAATGTTTGGTTTgaagttattatatttttgcaccatttttagaGAAATTTAAATTACATCTCGAAATCTCGGTATTCGACTAGATCGCCAAATCTCTCTATGTGAAGATATAAAAGTTTGTCCAATTATTGGTTATGAGTGAACAAATTTGGTTGATTattgaactaattttatttttcgtcGAGTCAAATTTTTGGACGGTTGATATAATTGTTTAAGGTcgttgtttttgatgaaataAGACAGCATATGCTTTGTTTGGCTAAAGTAATCCTTTTTGTATAAATATGGCATGTTTATCTGAGATGAACAACAAATATAAACGAGTAATTAATGAGCTGCTACAAAATCTAATGACTTAATTTTaggaataggtctcttgtgaaacagcctcacgaatctttatctgtgagacgggtcaatcctaccgatattcacaataaaaagtaataatcttagcataaaaagtaatattttttcatggatgacccaaataagatatgtctatctgtttcacaaaatacgacccgtgagaccgtctcacacaaatttttgcctaatTTTAGTTTGTCTACTCGGGGTTCACTTTGAATGTAGCATTGATAAATTGCTCTTATGCTAGGAATAGCTCAACctcaataaaacaaaaaaagaaatagCAAGCAAATGTTAAAAGTCATGAGTTAAACTAGGTGAGAGTAGTCGGCAAAAGACATAAACAAGTAATTAACTCCTGAGAAGTCCTAATGTTAGCACCATTTTTTTTTAGGTTCAAATCGTActcttttatcaatttttttttctatctttGCACCTAAGGGGTCATTGAGTCGGTAGGACAGATTTACACTTACTGAGAGGTCTTGTGTTCGAATCATTTTGCCCTTATCTTCTCAGTTGAGCTTGTTATATATGGCTTGCACAGTGCGGCT
Proteins encoded:
- the LOC140960242 gene encoding protein PLANT CADMIUM RESISTANCE 4-like; protein product: MGRVGNNEPQVQETIDDSFPESERPVTKTRSQAPSNNKPQKNRPHTGEEEDDDLYYVSSQDHHQDHQIPAQYPPQNSEYHELPNQHVPPPANMHFAHQVPPPPPPQPQMGHPVMASPVPPFNFVAPQQDKAWNSNLFDCMNDPQNALITACFPCVTFGQIAEILDSGNTTCATSGMLYGCIAFCIAIPCIMSCTYRTKLRARFGLMESPAQDWLVHCFCEWCALCQEYRELQHMGYDPTIGWQGNQAKMRQHQNQQFGMTPPPGQRMML